From Paraburkholderia sabiae, a single genomic window includes:
- a CDS encoding flagellin domain-containing protein, which translates to MLNINTNIASLTAQNNLSGSQSALSQAINRLSSGKRVNTAADDAAGLAISTTQTASINALTQGAANANNGISMVQTTNGALQSVVDNLQRIRQLAVEAGDGSLDSNALANLQSEVSTRLTEITRVAQQTTFNGQSVLNGIGSVNFQIGAFNGQQITANFGSQKWDASSLGVSGVSVSTASGAQAAMSTIDTVLTSVNTFQATLGATQNTFQAAISTTNTQATNMSAARSQITDADFATETANLSKAQVLQQAGISVLAQANSMPQQVLKLLQ; encoded by the coding sequence ATGCTGAATATCAACACCAACATCGCTTCGCTGACCGCGCAGAACAACCTGTCGGGTTCGCAAAGCGCACTGTCGCAGGCGATCAACCGCCTGTCGTCGGGCAAGCGTGTGAACACCGCTGCCGACGACGCGGCAGGTCTCGCGATTTCGACGACGCAAACGGCGTCGATCAACGCGCTGACGCAAGGTGCTGCCAACGCCAACAACGGCATCTCGATGGTGCAAACCACGAACGGCGCACTGCAGTCGGTCGTCGACAACCTGCAACGTATCCGCCAGCTGGCAGTGGAAGCAGGCGACGGCTCGCTCGACTCGAACGCACTGGCTAACCTCCAGTCGGAAGTGTCGACCCGTCTGACGGAAATCACGCGCGTTGCGCAACAAACGACGTTCAACGGCCAGTCCGTCCTGAACGGTATCGGTTCGGTCAACTTCCAGATCGGCGCGTTCAACGGCCAGCAGATCACGGCAAACTTCGGTTCGCAGAAGTGGGACGCGTCCAGCCTCGGCGTGAGCGGCGTGTCGGTTTCGACGGCTTCGGGCGCTCAGGCAGCAATGAGCACGATCGACACGGTTCTGACGAGCGTGAATACGTTCCAGGCAACGCTGGGCGCAACGCAGAACACGTTCCAGGCTGCAATCTCGACGACGAACACGCAAGCAACGAACATGAGCGCAGCACGTTCGCAGATCACCGACGCAGACTTCGCGACGGAAACGGCGAACCTGTCGAAGGCTCAGGTTCTGCAACAAGCTGGTATCTCGGTTCTGGCGCAAGCGAACTCGATGCCCCAGCAAGTTCTGAAGCTCCTCCAGTAA
- a CDS encoding flagellar protein FliT — protein sequence MMNDSLTRALDLTRALEDAVSQQDWPRASAIVEERSPLLMSLSPQQTPEALEKIRMIQHIDAGISMHARNGMDRLTERHGDALRRIKSVSLYHTTGML from the coding sequence ATGATGAACGATTCGCTGACCCGCGCACTGGATTTGACCCGCGCTCTCGAAGACGCGGTTTCGCAACAAGACTGGCCGCGCGCGTCGGCGATCGTCGAAGAGCGCTCGCCGCTGCTGATGTCGCTGAGCCCGCAGCAAACGCCCGAAGCACTGGAAAAGATCCGCATGATCCAGCATATCGACGCAGGGATCAGCATGCATGCGCGCAACGGCATGGACCGCCTCACCGAGCGTCACGGCGACGCGCTTCGCCGCATCAAGTCGGTGAGCCTGTATCACACGACGGGCATGCTCTGA
- a CDS encoding aldo/keto reductase, whose product MQKRKLGTSQLQVAPLMFGGNVFGWTADEATSFSILDAFADAGLNFIDTADVYSAWVPGNQGGESETIIGKWFAKSGKRDRIVLSTKVGMLGNRKGLSAGNIRAAVEDSLRRLQTDYIDVYFSHLDDEEAPLAETLGAYQQLIEAGKVRVIGASNYGGARLQEALQIARDNGLPQYQVIQPEYNLYDRAAYETDLEPIALAERLGVVCYYSLASGFLSGKYRSRDDLSKSARGRKVEAYLNERGFAILDALEEVAGRHGSTPASVALAWLIARSSITAPIASATSVEQLESLVEAVHLTLTDADLRALNDASA is encoded by the coding sequence ATGCAGAAACGCAAGCTCGGCACGTCGCAATTGCAAGTCGCGCCGCTGATGTTCGGCGGCAATGTATTCGGCTGGACGGCCGACGAAGCCACGTCGTTTTCGATCCTCGACGCATTCGCCGACGCGGGCCTGAATTTCATCGATACCGCCGACGTCTATTCGGCATGGGTGCCGGGCAATCAAGGCGGCGAATCGGAAACGATCATCGGCAAGTGGTTCGCGAAGTCGGGCAAGCGCGACAGGATCGTGCTGTCGACGAAGGTCGGCATGCTGGGAAATCGCAAGGGGCTGTCGGCGGGCAACATTCGCGCGGCCGTCGAAGATTCGCTGCGACGCCTGCAGACGGACTACATCGACGTCTACTTTTCGCATCTCGACGACGAGGAGGCGCCGCTGGCGGAGACGCTCGGCGCGTACCAGCAGCTGATCGAAGCGGGCAAGGTGCGGGTGATCGGCGCGTCGAATTATGGCGGAGCGCGTCTGCAGGAAGCGCTGCAGATCGCGCGCGACAACGGCCTGCCGCAGTATCAGGTGATCCAGCCGGAGTACAACCTGTACGACCGCGCCGCTTACGAAACCGACCTCGAGCCGATCGCACTCGCCGAACGTCTGGGCGTCGTCTGCTACTACAGCCTCGCGAGCGGGTTCCTGTCGGGCAAGTATCGTTCGCGCGACGATCTGTCGAAGAGCGCGCGCGGCCGCAAGGTCGAGGCGTATCTGAACGAGCGCGGCTTCGCGATTCTCGATGCACTCGAAGAAGTGGCAGGGCGGCACGGCAGCACGCCGGCTTCGGTGGCACTCGCGTGGCTGATCGCGCGTTCCAGCATCACCGCGCCAATTGCCAGCGCGACATCCGTCGAACAGTTGGAGAGCCTTGTCGAGGCGGTGCATCTGACGCTCACGGACGCCGATTTACGCGCGCTGAACGAC
- the fliD gene encoding flagellar filament capping protein FliD, translating into MTTTSTSTSSTDVTSLLQQAAQSIISGSTKSTLDVNSLVSALVTAKTAAQSSAITTKQTSDNAELSAIGKIKSALSSLQTAISGLSDGTALNQLAVAVSGTGVTASTATGKGAVAGNYTLAVTNIATANKISSQAYASGASLGSGTLTVGVGSNSMQINVSSTDTLATIANSINTANNNPGVSAAVITAADGQHLVLTSTATGAANTVSVSAGAGLSSGLNTASFTQVTAGKDANFSIDGNAITSSTNVITSALTGVNIDISNATANSTQTISITNDTSASEKSINAFVTAYNNYVTTATGLTWDSTQATGSQAGPLLGDSMTNTITNTLGALVGGGISVGGKTISLSSIGINLQHDGTLSVDSTTLENALSSNSSTVAAAFNTTNGMGVTLNNFINTYTQSSGTIDQRTQALNTDLSNLSDQATQLTNYQSTLTDQYNAQFSALNTLMTTMQNNTAYLNQLFGGGGLSGSLNSK; encoded by the coding sequence ATGACCACCACGTCGACTTCGACTTCATCCACTGACGTCACTTCCCTGCTACAGCAGGCAGCGCAGTCCATCATCAGCGGCTCGACCAAGTCGACCCTCGATGTGAATTCACTGGTGTCGGCGCTCGTGACGGCGAAGACTGCGGCGCAATCGTCGGCGATCACGACCAAGCAGACCTCGGACAACGCCGAGCTCTCCGCAATCGGCAAGATCAAATCGGCGCTTTCGTCGCTGCAGACGGCAATCAGCGGCCTGTCCGACGGCACGGCGCTCAATCAGCTCGCAGTCGCCGTCAGCGGCACGGGCGTCACGGCATCGACGGCAACCGGCAAGGGCGCGGTGGCAGGCAACTACACGTTGGCCGTCACCAATATTGCGACCGCCAACAAGATTTCTTCGCAGGCTTACGCCTCGGGCGCGAGCCTCGGCAGCGGCACGCTGACGGTCGGTGTGGGCAGCAACTCCATGCAGATCAACGTGTCGTCGACGGACACGCTGGCGACCATCGCCAACTCGATCAACACGGCGAACAACAATCCTGGCGTCTCGGCAGCCGTCATCACGGCAGCGGACGGCCAGCATCTGGTGCTGACCTCGACGGCGACGGGCGCGGCCAACACCGTGTCGGTTTCGGCAGGCGCGGGCCTCAGCTCCGGCCTGAACACGGCCAGCTTCACGCAGGTCACGGCAGGCAAGGACGCAAACTTTTCGATCGACGGCAACGCGATCACCAGCTCGACGAACGTCATCACGTCGGCGCTGACGGGCGTGAACATCGACATCTCGAACGCGACCGCGAACAGCACGCAGACCATCTCGATCACGAACGACACGTCGGCGTCGGAAAAGTCCATCAACGCCTTCGTCACCGCGTACAACAACTACGTCACGACGGCCACGGGCCTGACGTGGGACTCGACGCAGGCGACGGGCTCGCAGGCCGGCCCGCTGCTCGGCGACTCGATGACGAACACGATCACGAACACGCTCGGCGCGCTGGTCGGCGGCGGCATCAGCGTCGGCGGCAAGACGATCAGCCTGTCGTCGATCGGCATCAACCTGCAACACGACGGCACGTTGTCCGTCGATTCGACGACGCTGGAAAATGCGCTGTCGAGCAACAGTTCCACCGTCGCGGCCGCGTTCAACACGACGAACGGCATGGGCGTGACGCTGAACAACTTCATCAACACGTACACGCAGTCGAGCGGCACGATCGATCAGCGCACGCAGGCGCTGAACACCGACCTGAGCAATCTGTCGGATCAGGCCACGCAGCTCACGAACTATCAGAGCACGCTGACCGATCAGTACAACGCGCAGTTCTCGGCGCTGAACACGCTGATGACGACGATGCAGAACAACACGGCCTACCTGAACCAGCTGTTCGGCGGAGGCGGCCTGTCGGGCTCGCTGAACTCGAAGTAA